A genomic window from Candidatus Thiocaldithrix dubininis includes:
- the cas3f gene encoding type I-F CRISPR-associated helicase Cas3f has product MLIFVSQCHKNSLKITRRILDSYANRIGERTWQTVMTQEGLIAVKTRLAKTARKSTAVACHRIHGTSRSELLWIVGNKREFDAAGNVPVHRTSRDLMKVQDENDWHDLELIKVLVALSALFHDFGKSWDHFQNMLKDAKKKDPIRHEWISLLLFKAWVQGKTDEQWLEELAALNEQTVAQREKFAKQLIKSAKPVKEAEDYPFEKGLSTFATWVAWLIVTHHKLPGERLKYGDIPAFSQIKKPASQAAVLETITRTMGYVKQSVEPTWKFSQHLPLLSDAWCKEAARWARKAQGNLASIAEKASHERLMLSLARLGLMVGDHHYSSKDANPRWKTDLLLDANTHKDKVTGQSIPKQKLDEHLVGVMESALKATHLLPYLETGLPQVSELRALRKPAKGKFAWQNKAVEALSDWRNNHPLEQNGFFAINMASTGYGKTFANAKIMGALSANQSLRYNLALGLRTLTLQTGDEYRSKLQLDNTQMAVLVGSSAVRFLHEQSHIEKQVQLELNEELEEQSGSASAAELETSFDIDIALGEAVDDKFSTVLKNAPKARQLLYAPVVVCTIDHLMPATESVAGGKHILPTLRLMSADLVIDEVDDFNREDMPAIARLVHLAGMLGRKVMISSATIPPAIAEGLLQAYQAGWQLFAKSRRQQSSVAVFWVDEFNTQINFISETQAFDSQHQHFIQQRLKRLAEQVAQRKAFIPIMQRSNVDKTELEQVWFGQVLQSVLTLHQAHAEWDETSSKHFSMGVVRVANVDPCIQLTRYLLACDLPDDIDIRVMPYHSRQVLLLRSEQEKHLDTVLNRKDGRQPQNNSIIRQHLLQSKKTQLIFILVATPVTEVGRDFCLDWAVIEPSSMRSMIQMAGRVRRHRPVSALASPNIHLLAYNLKGFTQTNPNLAVFRHPGFESKTYPLVSHCLKDLVDESALAKKVDASARIQAANPLQATQCLADLEHQALHDILLKADFSPKAVQGWLHSAFYFTRFAQQQSPFRASEPETDFVLYVEDEELVIRFAPDRSLKEKQLGKVVAHVHLTELEPSLKQRLWLSLDYASLLDEKRELLGRSLRGICEYLGTFSLPDREGEQNFDFNSYLGFLRILK; this is encoded by the coding sequence ATGCTGATCTTTGTCTCCCAATGCCATAAAAATTCACTAAAGATAACCCGAAGAATCTTAGATAGTTACGCCAACCGTATAGGGGAACGCACATGGCAAACCGTTATGACTCAAGAAGGCTTAATTGCCGTTAAAACCCGTTTAGCAAAAACTGCTCGTAAAAGTACCGCCGTTGCCTGTCATCGAATACACGGTACAAGCCGCAGTGAATTGCTATGGATCGTTGGCAATAAACGCGAATTCGATGCGGCTGGGAATGTGCCCGTGCATCGTACTAGCCGCGATTTGATGAAAGTGCAGGATGAAAACGACTGGCATGATTTAGAACTGATTAAAGTTCTGGTTGCGCTTTCAGCTTTATTTCATGACTTTGGCAAGTCATGGGATCACTTCCAAAACATGTTGAAAGACGCTAAGAAAAAAGACCCGATACGCCACGAATGGATTTCGCTTTTATTGTTTAAGGCATGGGTACAAGGCAAAACAGATGAACAGTGGTTGGAAGAATTGGCAGCTTTAAACGAGCAAACTGTTGCACAGCGTGAGAAATTTGCCAAGCAATTGATTAAGAGCGCAAAGCCAGTCAAGGAAGCTGAGGATTATCCCTTTGAAAAAGGCTTATCAACCTTTGCTACTTGGGTTGCTTGGTTGATTGTAACGCATCATAAATTGCCGGGTGAACGCTTAAAATACGGTGATATACCTGCCTTTAGCCAAATTAAAAAACCGGCTTCACAGGCAGCGGTATTAGAAACGATTACTCGTACAATGGGCTACGTGAAACAAAGCGTTGAGCCGACTTGGAAGTTTAGTCAACATTTACCTTTATTGTCTGATGCTTGGTGCAAAGAAGCGGCTCGTTGGGCGCGTAAAGCACAAGGTAATTTAGCCAGTATTGCTGAAAAAGCCTCGCATGAACGTTTAATGCTGAGCTTGGCGCGTTTAGGTTTAATGGTGGGCGATCATCATTATTCTTCAAAAGATGCCAATCCTCGGTGGAAAACCGATTTATTGTTAGATGCCAATACACACAAAGACAAAGTTACGGGTCAATCTATTCCAAAACAAAAACTCGATGAGCATCTAGTCGGTGTTATGGAGTCCGCGCTTAAAGCGACGCATTTATTGCCGTATTTAGAAACAGGTTTGCCGCAAGTCAGTGAATTACGCGCTTTACGGAAACCGGCTAAAGGCAAGTTTGCATGGCAGAACAAAGCCGTCGAAGCCTTAAGCGACTGGCGTAACAATCATCCCTTAGAACAAAACGGTTTTTTTGCCATTAACATGGCCAGTACAGGCTATGGCAAGACTTTTGCTAATGCCAAGATCATGGGGGCGTTGAGCGCTAATCAAAGTTTACGCTATAACCTTGCACTTGGTTTGCGCACCTTGACCTTGCAAACAGGCGATGAATACCGCAGTAAGTTGCAGTTAGATAATACGCAAATGGCGGTATTAGTGGGTTCATCAGCGGTACGTTTCTTACACGAGCAGTCCCATATTGAAAAACAAGTGCAGCTTGAATTGAATGAGGAATTGGAGGAGCAATCCGGTTCTGCATCAGCGGCTGAGTTAGAGACTAGTTTCGATATTGATATTGCCTTGGGTGAAGCGGTCGATGATAAGTTTAGCACGGTATTAAAAAACGCTCCCAAAGCTCGCCAATTACTGTATGCCCCTGTCGTGGTTTGCACCATTGATCATCTGATGCCAGCAACGGAAAGTGTTGCGGGCGGCAAACATATCTTGCCAACCCTGCGTTTAATGTCTGCTGATTTGGTAATTGATGAAGTAGATGATTTCAATCGGGAGGATATGCCAGCCATTGCGCGTTTGGTGCATTTGGCGGGTATGTTGGGGCGCAAGGTTATGATTTCTTCCGCTACCATTCCACCGGCGATTGCAGAAGGCTTATTGCAAGCGTATCAAGCTGGTTGGCAATTATTCGCCAAAAGTCGGCGTCAACAAAGTAGCGTGGCGGTATTTTGGGTCGATGAATTTAATACCCAAATAAATTTCATCAGCGAGACGCAAGCTTTTGACTCACAACATCAACACTTTATTCAGCAGCGTTTAAAACGCTTGGCTGAACAAGTTGCCCAACGCAAGGCATTTATTCCCATTATGCAACGTTCTAACGTGGATAAAACTGAGTTAGAACAAGTCTGGTTTGGGCAAGTCTTGCAAAGCGTCTTAACGTTGCATCAAGCCCATGCTGAATGGGATGAAACCAGTAGCAAGCATTTTTCAATGGGTGTGGTGCGTGTCGCGAATGTTGATCCTTGTATTCAATTGACCCGCTATTTATTGGCCTGTGATTTGCCCGATGATATTGATATTCGCGTCATGCCTTATCACAGTCGCCAAGTGTTATTGCTACGTTCTGAGCAAGAAAAACACTTAGATACAGTGTTAAATCGTAAGGACGGACGCCAGCCACAAAATAATTCGATTATTCGGCAACACTTACTACAATCTAAAAAAACGCAACTAATTTTTATTCTAGTGGCAACCCCTGTGACTGAAGTTGGGCGCGATTTCTGCTTAGATTGGGCGGTGATTGAGCCTTCTTCCATGCGTTCGATGATTCAAATGGCGGGACGGGTGCGACGACATCGACCTGTCAGTGCATTAGCAAGCCCGAATATTCATTTGCTAGCTTACAATCTGAAAGGTTTTACCCAAACCAATCCGAATCTAGCGGTTTTCCGTCATCCGGGCTTTGAAAGCAAAACGTATCCATTGGTGAGCCATTGTTTAAAAGACCTAGTCGATGAGTCTGCATTAGCCAAAAAAGTGGATGCCTCAGCACGCATTCAGGCGGCAAATCCTTTACAAGCCACTCAATGCTTAGCCGATTTAGAACATCAAGCCTTGCACGATATTTTATTAAAAGCCGATTTTAGTCCCAAGGCGGTGCAAGGTTGGTTACACAGCGCGTTTTATTTTACTCGCTTTGCACAACAACAAAGCCCGTTTCGTGCTTCTGAACCAGAAACTGATTTTGTGTTGTATGTGGAGGATGAAGAATTAGTGATTCGATTTGCACCAGATCGGAGTTTGAAAGAGAAACAACTGGGCAAAGTGGTTGCACATGTTCATCTCACCGAATTAGAGCCTTCTTTAAAGCAACGTTTGTGGTTAAGTTTGGATTATGCCAGTTTGCTGGACGAGAAACGCGAGTTATTGGGGCGTAGTTTACGCGGAATATGTGAGTACTTAGGCACGTTTAGCTTGCCAGATCGAGAGGGTGAGCAAAATTTTGAC